In a genomic window of Acidobacteriota bacterium:
- a CDS encoding ATP-binding protein, with product MIGRASQSVLQSLAREYPVVVVTGPRQSGKTTLCRASFPEHAYLSLEDPDVRDLALDDPRSLLGQYAEGALLDEVQRAPDLLSYLQGIVDADPRPGRFILTGSHQFGLRAGVTQSLAGRAAQVVLLPFSLGELQAGGCAPESIEDLLLQGLYPPIHDRGLDASVWYGNYVTTYVERDVRELIDIRNLSTFRLFIRLCAGRSGQLLNVSGLASDCGISRVTAREWLSVLETSFLVTQLRPHFSNFGKRLVKTPKLYFLDPGLAAWLVGVRQADELVHHAQRGPLFETWVVGELLKGRANRGLTPNLYFWRDRRGMEVDCVLERGTKLVPVEIKSGRTVASDFFRGLTRFGALAGDGSDPGYVIYGGDRVQQRRAGRAVPWREVESLVAANS from the coding sequence ATGATCGGCCGAGCGTCCCAGTCAGTTCTTCAGTCGCTGGCGCGGGAGTACCCGGTCGTTGTCGTCACCGGTCCCCGGCAGTCGGGCAAGACGACGCTGTGCCGGGCCAGCTTCCCCGAGCACGCGTACCTGTCGCTCGAGGATCCGGACGTCAGAGACCTGGCGCTCGACGACCCGCGGAGCCTGCTTGGCCAGTACGCGGAAGGCGCTCTGCTCGACGAGGTCCAGCGGGCGCCTGACCTCCTTTCCTACCTGCAGGGCATCGTGGACGCGGATCCCCGGCCCGGGAGGTTCATCCTGACCGGTTCACACCAGTTTGGGCTGCGGGCCGGCGTGACCCAGTCGCTGGCGGGCCGCGCCGCGCAGGTGGTGTTGCTGCCGTTTTCCCTGGGGGAACTGCAGGCCGGCGGCTGCGCGCCGGAGTCGATAGAGGACCTGCTCCTGCAGGGCCTCTATCCGCCTATTCACGATCGGGGCCTCGACGCGAGCGTCTGGTACGGAAACTACGTCACGACCTACGTGGAGCGGGACGTCAGGGAACTGATCGACATCCGCAACCTGAGCACCTTCCGGCTGTTCATCCGGCTCTGCGCCGGGCGGTCGGGGCAGTTGCTCAACGTCTCCGGGCTGGCGAGCGACTGCGGAATCAGCCGCGTCACGGCACGGGAGTGGCTCTCCGTGCTGGAGACGAGCTTTCTCGTCACGCAGCTTCGACCGCACTTCAGCAACTTCGGCAAGCGGCTCGTCAAGACGCCGAAGCTCTACTTTCTCGATCCCGGTCTGGCGGCGTGGCTGGTCGGAGTTCGGCAGGCGGACGAACTCGTGCATCACGCGCAGCGCGGCCCGTTGTTCGAGACCTGGGTTGTCGGAGAGCTGCTCAAGGGGCGCGCCAATCGTGGCTTGACCCCGAACCTCTACTTCTGGCGCGACCGTCGCGGGATGGAAGTCGACTGCGTCCTGGAGCGCGGAACGAAGCTCGTGCCGGTAGAGATCAAGTCGGGGCGGACGGTTGCGAGCGACTTCTTCCGCGGCCTGACCCGGTTCGGCGCACTGGCGGGCGACGGGAGCGACCCCGGCTATGTGATCTACGGCGGCGACCGCGTTCAGCAGCGCCGAGCGGGTCGTGCGGTGCCTTGGCGGGAGGTCGAGTCGCTGGTCGCGGCGAACTCCTGA
- a CDS encoding DUF2235 domain-containing protein, producing the protein MAIRIPRNIALCFDGTWNSDDASSPTNVVKTWQAIRPVTSEGVEQLTYYDRGVGTGRFDRFRGGVLGLGLARNVELAYRWLAANYLPRDRLFLFGYSRGAYTARSLAGLIGLCGIPDEGRCSLAGRPPADAVSEGMAIYRMRAGEARGERAARHRETFCRAPTAPEFRGADLLRPSSVVHFVGVWDTVGALGVPVTWLNWIGARRHRFHDVRLDRHIRHACHAVSVDEGRRPFAPTLWLNSPAPGQHVEQLWFPGVHGDVGGGRPHAGLSDGALLWMWAKAYGAGLAFGPRAVPREIAPDPFGPQGKMSAVYRVWGRHDRPVGEADEDGRPAVTGEAVHFSAIRRLENPDSAAYRQGVARRTLLPALEEKRVRPALPSPGEQDPDSLDWANPP; encoded by the coding sequence ATGGCCATACGCATCCCCCGCAACATCGCTCTCTGCTTCGACGGCACCTGGAACAGCGACGATGCCTCGTCGCCGACGAACGTCGTCAAGACCTGGCAGGCCATCCGCCCGGTCACGTCGGAGGGCGTGGAGCAGCTCACCTACTACGACCGCGGTGTGGGCACCGGGCGTTTCGACCGCTTCCGGGGAGGCGTGCTCGGCCTCGGGCTGGCCCGGAACGTCGAGCTCGCCTACCGGTGGCTGGCCGCCAACTACCTCCCGCGCGACCGGCTGTTCCTGTTCGGCTACAGCCGCGGCGCCTACACCGCGCGCAGTCTGGCGGGGCTGATCGGCCTCTGCGGCATTCCCGACGAGGGGCGCTGCTCTCTCGCCGGCCGCCCGCCGGCGGACGCGGTGAGCGAGGGCATGGCGATCTACCGCATGCGCGCAGGGGAAGCCCGCGGCGAACGCGCCGCCCGCCACCGGGAGACGTTCTGCCGGGCGCCGACCGCCCCCGAGTTTCGCGGCGCAGACCTCCTCCGGCCCTCGAGCGTGGTCCACTTCGTCGGCGTCTGGGACACCGTGGGCGCCCTCGGCGTGCCGGTCACCTGGCTGAACTGGATCGGTGCCCGCCGCCACCGCTTCCACGACGTGCGGCTCGACCGCCACATCCGCCACGCCTGTCACGCGGTGTCGGTCGATGAGGGCCGCCGTCCCTTCGCGCCCACCCTGTGGCTGAACTCGCCGGCCCCGGGCCAGCACGTGGAGCAGCTCTGGTTCCCGGGGGTGCACGGCGACGTCGGCGGCGGCCGGCCGCACGCCGGCCTCTCGGACGGCGCCCTGCTCTGGATGTGGGCGAAGGCCTACGGCGCCGGCCTCGCCTTCGGACCCCGGGCGGTCCCCCGGGAGATCGCTCCGGACCCGTTCGGCCCCCAGGGGAAGATGTCCGCCGTCTACCGGGTATGGGGCCGCCACGACCGGCCGGTCGGCGAAGCGGACGAGGACGGCCGCCCCGCGGTGACCGGCGAGGCCGTCCACTTCTCGGCGATCCGCCGGCTGGAGAACCCGGATTCCGCCGCCTATCGCCAGGGCGTCGCCCGCCGCACCCTCCTGCCGGCTCTGGAGGAGAAGCGCGTCCGCCCGGCCCTCCCTTCCCCCGGCGAGCAGGACCCGGACTCCCTGGACTGGGCCAACCCCCCCTAG
- a CDS encoding SCP2 sterol-binding domain-containing protein, whose amino-acid sequence MTDTAAAINDIFSRMPGRLDAQAAAGLDAVIQFNLSGEGGGVWHCAIRDGACTVGEGAHDAPTMTLSMEAADYVQLTSGELDGTVAFMSGKLRIDGDMGLAMRMGSLFRVG is encoded by the coding sequence ATGACCGATACCGCCGCCGCCATCAACGACATCTTCAGCCGGATGCCCGGTCGCCTGGACGCGCAGGCCGCGGCCGGCCTCGACGCGGTGATCCAGTTCAACCTCTCGGGCGAGGGCGGCGGCGTCTGGCACTGCGCGATCAGGGACGGCGCCTGCACCGTCGGCGAAGGCGCCCACGACGCGCCGACGATGACGTTGTCGATGGAGGCCGCCGACTACGTCCAGCTCACGTCGGGCGAACTGGACGGCACCGTCGCGTTCATGAGCGGGAAGCTCCGCATCGACGGGGACATGGGGCTGGCGATGCGGATGGGGAGCCTGTTTCGGGTGGGGTGA
- a CDS encoding prolyl oligopeptidase family serine peptidase codes for MPDDHPRTALYGAWPSPISARSVAEGARRIDDIAALGDNVCWLERRPEEGGRNVLVCLDPDGSTRTLTPDGFDVRSRVHEYGGAAFLLLGPNVHVFVNFSDQRVYLATAATTIPLTPADNSRYADLVFDSNRRRLLAVQERPTASGGDETTALVAIPLPADPPAADPPAATETPPPTELVSGADFFSSPRLSPDGSRLAWLSWNHPDMPWDATTLWLADLDDAGLPRAPRAVAGGDPDHPEAVQQPSFEAQGRLTFISDRGGWWNLYRGSARGGSEDPRTQSLCPRDAEFGVPPWLFGMSTYAQVPGGIVAACCEQGVWGLVFLPDGDDGDGAPEPVPIPTPYTSITWLRSAGSTVIFLGAAPDRPTEVVRLRLSDSDASAHATEPQLDVLTTTGPTPDPRYLSTGRPIDFPSTAGRRAYAFFYPPKNDDAQAPAGSRPPLIVKSHGGPTSAAEHVYDPGVQFWTSRGFAVVDVNYGGSTGYGRAYRESLRGRWGIVDVEDCAAAAEALAARGEADPGKLLIRGGSAGGYTTLAALAFRDTFAAGASHYGVADLAALARDTHKFESRYLDRLVGPYPERADLYRERSPLEARDRFSCPVIFFQGDEDRIVPPNQAEAMVEALRAKGLRVDYHLFEGEQHGFRRAGNIVRALEAELAFYGEVLGF; via the coding sequence ATGCCTGACGACCATCCGCGCACAGCCCTGTACGGCGCCTGGCCGTCGCCGATCTCGGCCCGGTCCGTCGCGGAAGGCGCCCGCCGCATCGACGACATTGCCGCACTGGGCGACAACGTCTGCTGGCTCGAGCGCCGCCCCGAGGAGGGCGGTCGCAACGTCCTCGTCTGCCTCGATCCCGACGGCAGCACCCGCACCCTCACCCCCGACGGCTTCGACGTCCGCAGCCGTGTCCACGAGTACGGCGGCGCCGCCTTCCTCCTCCTCGGCCCGAACGTTCACGTCTTCGTCAACTTCTCCGACCAGCGCGTCTACCTCGCCACCGCCGCCACCACGATCCCCCTGACCCCCGCCGACAACTCCCGCTACGCCGACCTCGTCTTCGACTCCAACCGGCGCCGACTCCTCGCCGTCCAGGAACGCCCGACCGCCTCCGGCGGCGACGAAACCACGGCCCTGGTGGCGATCCCGCTACCGGCCGACCCGCCTGCCGCCGACCCACCCGCCGCCACCGAGACGCCGCCACCCACCGAACTCGTCTCCGGCGCCGACTTCTTCAGTTCGCCACGCCTCTCCCCGGACGGCAGCCGCCTCGCCTGGCTGAGCTGGAACCACCCCGACATGCCTTGGGACGCCACGACCCTCTGGCTCGCCGACCTCGACGACGCCGGCCTGCCGCGGGCGCCACGCGCCGTTGCCGGCGGCGACCCGGACCACCCCGAAGCCGTCCAGCAACCGAGCTTCGAAGCGCAGGGCCGCCTCACCTTCATCTCCGACCGCGGCGGCTGGTGGAACCTGTACCGCGGCTCCGCCCGAGGCGGGTCGGAAGACCCGCGAACCCAGAGCCTCTGCCCTCGCGATGCCGAGTTCGGCGTGCCGCCGTGGCTCTTCGGCATGTCCACCTACGCGCAGGTGCCGGGAGGCATCGTCGCGGCCTGCTGCGAGCAGGGAGTGTGGGGACTCGTGTTCCTTCCCGACGGTGACGACGGCGACGGAGCGCCCGAGCCGGTACCCATACCGACGCCCTACACCTCGATCACCTGGCTACGCTCCGCCGGCTCTACCGTCATCTTCCTCGGCGCCGCCCCGGACCGGCCCACCGAAGTCGTCCGCCTCCGCCTCTCCGACTCCGACGCCTCCGCCCACGCCACCGAACCCCAACTCGACGTCCTCACGACCACCGGCCCGACCCCGGACCCCCGCTACCTCTCCACCGGCCGGCCCATCGACTTCCCCTCCACCGCCGGCCGCCGGGCCTACGCCTTCTTCTACCCGCCGAAGAACGACGACGCGCAGGCGCCGGCCGGAAGCAGGCCGCCGCTCATCGTCAAGAGCCACGGCGGCCCCACCTCCGCCGCCGAGCACGTCTACGACCCGGGCGTCCAGTTCTGGACCTCGCGCGGCTTCGCCGTGGTCGACGTGAACTACGGCGGCAGCACCGGCTACGGCCGCGCCTACCGCGAGTCGCTGCGCGGCCGCTGGGGCATCGTCGACGTCGAGGACTGCGCCGCCGCCGCCGAGGCGCTCGCCGCCCGCGGCGAGGCCGACCCGGGCAAGCTGCTCATCCGCGGCGGCAGCGCCGGCGGCTACACGACTCTCGCCGCGCTCGCCTTCAGGGACACTTTCGCCGCCGGCGCCAGCCACTACGGCGTCGCCGATCTCGCCGCCCTCGCCCGCGACACCCACAAGTTCGAGTCGCGCTACCTCGACCGCCTGGTCGGCCCCTACCCGGAGCGCGCCGACCTCTACCGCGAGCGCTCGCCGCTCGAAGCCCGCGACCGCTTCTCCTGCCCGGTCATCTTCTTCCAGGGCGACGAAGACCGCATCGTGCCGCCCAACCAGGCCGAAGCGATGGTCGAGGCGCTACGCGCCAAGGGCCTTCGCGTCGACTACCACCTGTTCGAAGGCGAGCAGCACGGCTTCCGCCGCGCCGGGAACATCGTCCGCGCCCTGGAAGCCGAACTCGCCTTCTACGGTGAAGTTCTGGGCTTCTGA
- a CDS encoding VWA domain-containing protein, producing the protein MKKLARNLIVLACLLLFAAAGLAQQQGQDLPAVFSEVIDVRVVNIEVVVTDRDGNRVHGLTASDFELLVDGEPVPIDYFTEIEEGRALAAADGEAVAGVPNLEPDAPVGTSFLLFIDDFFSIKRDRDRVIDRLEKDLTQLGPADRVAAVSFDGKSVDMLTTWTNSPSQLSDALREARRRKAHGLMRIGELRTNDQERSEQSELRALANRFIEEGGIEPPEEVMRNQLRGAELRYATNLETQLERSVLAAVATLRSFANRPGRKVMLLLAGGWPQSPALYTVATGGLSADSLGAASDTRLMSQDDLYGPLVSAANLIGYTLYPVDVPGFRPAFALDASVGFDSNAASDPSAGAGAFQERELLQHTTLQVLASSTGGLAMINAERDTALGDAIADTRSYYWLGFQPQRREDDEVHDVEVRLVDHPDRRGFRVRSREGYVDMSRATEVTMMVEGSLLFGNPPSAKPLGVRFGKPQRRGFGKMIVPLEVAIPLDEVQLLPVAGMWQNELEFRVTVMDKHGNRSETPVEKVRIAGPREPQPGQYFTYSTGLELRRREHTFVIAVYDPLTGAILSSSGEIGVR; encoded by the coding sequence ATGAAGAAACTCGCGCGAAACCTGATCGTCCTCGCCTGCCTTCTGCTGTTCGCGGCGGCCGGCCTCGCCCAGCAACAGGGCCAGGACCTGCCGGCGGTGTTCTCGGAGGTGATCGACGTCCGGGTCGTGAACATCGAGGTCGTCGTCACCGACCGGGACGGCAACCGGGTCCACGGCCTGACGGCGTCCGACTTCGAGCTGCTCGTGGACGGCGAGCCGGTTCCGATCGACTACTTCACCGAGATCGAGGAGGGCCGGGCCCTGGCGGCGGCGGACGGCGAGGCGGTGGCTGGGGTTCCGAACCTCGAGCCGGACGCGCCGGTGGGCACCAGCTTCCTGCTCTTCATCGACGACTTCTTCTCGATCAAGCGGGACCGGGACCGGGTGATCGACCGGCTCGAGAAGGACCTCACGCAGCTTGGGCCGGCCGACCGGGTGGCCGCCGTCTCCTTCGACGGCAAGTCGGTCGACATGCTGACGACCTGGACCAACTCGCCGTCCCAGTTGTCGGACGCGCTGCGCGAGGCGCGGCGGCGCAAGGCGCACGGCCTGATGCGGATCGGCGAGCTGCGCACGAACGACCAGGAACGAAGCGAGCAGTCGGAACTGCGCGCCCTCGCTAACCGCTTCATCGAGGAAGGCGGCATCGAACCGCCCGAGGAAGTCATGCGCAACCAGTTGCGCGGCGCCGAGCTGCGCTACGCGACGAACCTCGAGACCCAGTTGGAGCGGTCCGTGCTGGCGGCCGTGGCGACGCTGCGGAGCTTCGCCAACCGGCCGGGCCGCAAGGTGATGCTCCTGCTCGCGGGCGGCTGGCCCCAGTCGCCGGCGCTCTACACCGTCGCCACCGGCGGCCTGAGCGCCGACAGTCTCGGCGCCGCGTCCGACACCCGGCTGATGAGCCAGGACGACCTCTACGGCCCCCTCGTCTCGGCCGCCAACCTGATCGGCTACACGCTCTATCCGGTCGACGTGCCGGGATTCCGCCCGGCCTTCGCCCTGGATGCGTCCGTCGGCTTCGACAGCAACGCGGCGTCCGACCCGTCCGCGGGCGCGGGGGCGTTCCAGGAACGGGAGCTGCTGCAGCACACCACGCTCCAGGTGCTGGCCAGCTCGACCGGCGGCCTGGCGATGATCAACGCCGAGCGGGACACGGCGCTGGGCGACGCGATCGCCGACACCCGCTCGTACTACTGGCTCGGGTTCCAGCCGCAGCGGCGCGAGGACGACGAAGTCCACGACGTCGAGGTGCGGCTGGTGGACCATCCAGACCGGCGCGGTTTCCGCGTGCGCTCGCGGGAGGGCTACGTCGACATGTCGCGGGCGACCGAAGTCACGATGATGGTCGAGGGCTCGCTGCTGTTCGGGAACCCGCCTTCCGCCAAGCCGCTCGGCGTGCGCTTCGGCAAGCCGCAGAGGCGCGGCTTCGGCAAGATGATCGTCCCGCTCGAGGTGGCGATCCCGCTCGACGAAGTCCAGCTCCTACCCGTCGCGGGCATGTGGCAGAACGAGCTGGAGTTCCGCGTCACGGTGATGGACAAGCACGGCAACCGCTCGGAGACGCCGGTCGAGAAGGTCCGCATCGCCGGCCCCCGGGAGCCGCAGCCCGGGCAGTACTTCACCTACTCGACCGGGCTGGAACTGCGGCGGCGGGAGCACACGTTCGTCATCGCCGTCTACGACCCGCTGACCGGCGCGATCCTGTCGTCCAGCGGCGAGATCGGCGTCCGGTAG